Proteins encoded together in one Diceros bicornis minor isolate mBicDic1 unplaced genomic scaffold, mDicBic1.mat.cur scaffold_241_ctg1, whole genome shotgun sequence window:
- the LOC131402723 gene encoding LOW QUALITY PROTEIN: insulin receptor-like (The sequence of the model RefSeq protein was modified relative to this genomic sequence to represent the inferred CDS: substituted 1 base at 1 genomic stop codon) — protein MCSRRQSLRLWWLQYRDQFCPTICKSHGCTADGLCCHSECLGNCSEPDDPTKCVACXNFYLDGRCVETCPPPYYHFQDWRCVNFSFCQDLHNTCKNSRRQGCHQYVIHNNKCIPECPSGYTMNSSNLMCTPCLSPCPKVCHLLEGEKTIDSVTSAQELRGCTVINGSLIINIRGGNNLAAELEANLGLIEEISGYLKIRRSYALVSLSFFQKLRLIRGETLEIGNYSFYALDNQNLRQLWDWSKHNLTITQGELFFHYNPKLCLSEIHKMEEVSGTKGRQERNDIALKTNGDQASCENELLTFSHIRTSSDKILLKWEPYWPPDFRDLLGFMLFYKEAPYQNVTEFDGQDSCGSNSWTVVDIDLPLRPNDPKSQNHPGWLMQDLKPWTQYAIFVKTLVTFSDERRTYGAKSDIIYVQTNATNPSVPLDPISVSNSSSQIILKWKPPSDPNGNITHYLVFWERQEEDSELYELDYCLKGECRQMCGSRRFYEHI, from the exons ATGTGCTCCCGAAGGCAGAGTCTGAGGCTGTGGTGGCTGCAGTATCGAGATCAGT tTTGCCCGACCATCTGTAAGTCGCATGGCTGCACTGCTGacggcctctgctgccacagcgAGTGCTTGGGCAACTGCTCTGAGCCCGACGACCCCACCAAGTGTGTGGCCTGCTGAAACTTCTACTTGGACGGCAGGTGCGTGGAGACCTGCCCGCCCCCGTACTATCACTTCCAAGACTGGCGCTGCGTGAACTTCAGCTTCTGCCAGGACCTGCACAACACTTGCAAGAATTCACGGAGGCAGGGCTGCCACCAGTACGTCATTCACAACAACAAGTGCATCCCCGAGTGTCCCTCTGGGTATACGATGAATTCCAGCAA CTTGATGTGTACTCCATGCCTGAGCCCCTGTCCCAAGGTCTGCCACCTCCTGGAAGGTGAGAAGACCATTGACTCGGTGACATCCGCCCAGGAGCTCCGAGGCTGCACGGTCATCAACGGGAGCCTGATCATCAACATTCGAGGGGGCA ACAACCTGGCAGCTGAGCTAGAGGCCAACCTTGGACTCATTGAAGAAATTTCAGGATATCTGAAAATCCGCCGGTCCTATGCTCTTGTGTCACTTTCCTTCTTCCAGAAGTTACGTCTGATTCGGGGAGAGACCTTGGAAATTGG AAACTACTCTTTCTATGCCTTGGACAACCAGAACCTAAGGCAGCTATGGGACTGGAGCAAACACAACCTCACCATCACTCAGGGGGAGCTCTTCTTCCACTATAATCCCAAACTCTGCTTGTCTGAAATTCACAAGATGGAGGAGGTTTCGGGAACCAAGGGGCGCCAGGAGAGGAACGACATCGCCCTGAAGACCAACGGGGACCAGGCGTCCT GTGAAAATGAATTACTTACATTTTCTCACATTCGGACATCTTCTGATAAGATCTTGCTGAAATGGGAGCCGTATTGGCCCCCTGACTTCCGAGACCTCTTGGGGTTCATGCTCTTCTATAAAGAGGC CCCTTATCAGAACGTGACGGAGTTTGATGGGCAGGACTCGTGTGGCTCCAACAGCTGGACGGTGGTGGACATTGACCTGCCTCTGAGGCCCAACGACCCCAAGTCACAGAACCACCCCGGGTGGCTGATGCAGGATCTCAAGCCCTGGACCCAGTACGCCATCTTTGTCAAGACCTTGGTCACCTTTTCTGATGAACGCCGGACATACGGGGCAAAGAGCGACATCATCTATGTCCAGACAAATGCCACGA ACCCTTCTGTCCCCCTGGATCCCATCTCTGTTTCTAACTCCTCATCCCAGATTATTCTGAAGTGGAAGCCTCCCTCTGATCCCAATGGCAACATCACCCACTACCTGGTTttctgggagaggcaggaggaagacAGTGAGCTATATGAGTTGGATTATTGCCTCAAAGGTGAGTGCAGACAGATGTGTGGGAGCCGCCGGTTTTACGAGCACATCTGA